Proteins from a single region of Aureibacter tunicatorum:
- the ispG gene encoding (E)-4-hydroxy-3-methylbut-2-enyl-diphosphate synthase has translation MKNLNTSVLKGIYCNDLSNYSRRKSVEVNIGGIPLGGDQPIRVQSMTTADTMDTKATVEECVRMIESGCEYIRITAPSVKEAENLANIKAELRAKGYETPLVADIHFTPNAAEVAAKIVEKVRINPGNYVDKKKFQSLEYTDEEYSQELLRIKERFTPLVEICKEHGTAMRIGTNHGSLSDRIMSRYGDTPKGMVESALEFLRICDELDYHQVVISMKSSNPQVMVQAYRLLVNKMDEEGLRPYPLHLGVTEAGEGEDGRIKSAVGIGTLLEDGLGDTVRVSLTEDPEFESPVAQRLVSRYDNREDHKLVREITSSEYPIDPFNYQRRKTKEVVNFGEENVPRVIADYSSSEILEPKDLKPVGHHYLPELDKWKMSDLGVDYIYTGGRQVPFMLPNGLKRILNADIWLQGEEDLNSFPMWKSEEFVVASKVHKQLNFVIVDAKSIDGINNESQIYAGNNVVLVLLTENLHGAVEQRRFFAELLNKEIDVPVVLLRSYKVEDEEGFQLDASTDFGTLLIDGLGDGVLIQTDDIEKSRKEQIDQLSIVNSTAFGVLQAARTRITKTEYISCPSCGRTLFDLQETTAKIRKRTDHLKGVKIGIMGCIVNGPGEMADADFGYVGSGKGKITLYKGQEVVKRGVPSDHAVEELINIIKENGRWIEPETVED, from the coding sequence ATGAAAAATTTGAATACTAGCGTGTTAAAAGGAATATATTGCAACGATTTGTCGAATTATAGTCGTAGAAAGTCTGTGGAAGTGAACATTGGTGGGATTCCGCTAGGTGGAGATCAACCCATTCGTGTTCAATCAATGACTACTGCGGATACTATGGATACAAAAGCGACAGTCGAGGAGTGTGTTAGGATGATTGAGTCCGGTTGTGAATATATTCGAATAACAGCGCCAAGTGTCAAAGAGGCGGAGAATTTAGCGAATATAAAAGCTGAGTTGCGAGCAAAAGGTTATGAGACTCCTTTGGTGGCGGATATCCATTTCACGCCTAATGCCGCAGAAGTCGCTGCGAAAATTGTCGAAAAAGTCAGAATTAATCCAGGGAATTATGTTGATAAAAAGAAATTTCAATCGCTGGAATATACTGACGAAGAATATAGCCAAGAGCTGTTAAGAATAAAAGAACGCTTTACGCCTTTGGTGGAGATTTGCAAAGAACATGGCACAGCTATGAGAATAGGGACAAATCATGGTTCTTTGTCGGATAGAATTATGAGTCGCTATGGAGACACGCCAAAAGGTATGGTTGAGTCTGCTTTGGAATTCTTGAGGATTTGCGATGAGTTGGATTATCATCAAGTAGTTATTTCAATGAAGTCAAGTAATCCCCAAGTGATGGTGCAAGCTTATCGCTTGTTGGTGAATAAAATGGATGAAGAAGGTTTGAGGCCTTATCCTTTGCATTTGGGGGTGACAGAAGCAGGAGAAGGAGAAGATGGAAGAATAAAATCTGCTGTTGGTATAGGCACTTTGCTTGAAGATGGACTTGGTGATACAGTAAGGGTTTCTTTGACAGAAGATCCTGAGTTTGAGTCGCCGGTTGCACAACGCTTGGTTTCTAGGTATGATAATAGGGAAGATCATAAATTAGTTCGTGAAATTACTTCGTCAGAATATCCGATAGATCCATTCAATTATCAGAGGCGCAAAACTAAAGAGGTGGTTAATTTTGGCGAAGAAAATGTGCCAAGAGTCATTGCGGATTACAGCTCATCGGAAATACTAGAGCCTAAAGATTTGAAACCAGTTGGTCATCATTACCTTCCTGAATTGGATAAATGGAAAATGAGTGACCTTGGAGTTGATTATATTTATACGGGAGGTCGACAAGTGCCTTTTATGTTGCCAAATGGGTTGAAGAGAATACTGAATGCTGACATTTGGCTTCAAGGTGAAGAGGATTTGAATTCATTTCCTATGTGGAAGTCGGAAGAATTCGTCGTTGCGTCAAAGGTGCATAAACAATTGAATTTTGTGATTGTTGACGCTAAGTCTATTGATGGAATAAATAACGAAAGTCAAATCTATGCCGGGAATAATGTGGTTTTGGTTTTGCTTACGGAAAATTTACATGGAGCTGTTGAGCAACGCAGGTTTTTTGCCGAATTATTGAATAAAGAAATTGATGTGCCTGTTGTTCTGTTGAGAAGCTATAAAGTGGAAGACGAAGAAGGTTTCCAGTTGGATGCTTCTACGGATTTCGGCACTTTGTTGATTGATGGATTGGGAGATGGTGTTTTGATTCAAACTGATGACATTGAAAAAAGCAGAAAGGAGCAAATTGATCAACTTTCAATAGTTAATAGCACTGCGTTTGGTGTTTTGCAAGCTGCAAGGACAAGAATTACGAAAACGGAATATATCTCATGTCCGTCTTGTGGTAGAACATTGTTTGACCTTCAAGAAACAACTGCCAAGATTAGAAAACGAACCGATCATTTGAAAGGAGTGAAAATAGGTATCATGGGATGTATTGTCAATGGCCCAGGAGAAATGGCTGATGCTGACTTTGGTTATGTTGGATCAGGCAAGGGGAAAATTACTCTGTACAAAGGCCAAGAAGTGGTGAAAAGAGGCGTTCCTTCGGATCATGCTGTAGAAGAGTTGATAAATATTATAAAAGAGAATGGTCGTTGGATAGAGCCGGAAACAGTGGAGGATTGA
- the rnhA gene encoding ribonuclease HI: protein MVEIFTDGSSRGNPGPGGFGVVMRYKGNVKEISKGYRLTTNNRMELLAVIVGLEAMKRNDLKIRIVSDSKYVVDAINKKWVFGWQKKGFKGKKNPDLWRRYLKISAQFKNLEFVWIKGHAGHPENERCDELAVERATGSELLVDAEFEALTEENNSLL from the coding sequence ATGGTAGAAATATTTACGGATGGTTCCTCTCGGGGAAACCCTGGGCCTGGAGGTTTCGGTGTTGTCATGAGGTATAAAGGCAACGTTAAGGAAATTAGTAAAGGATATAGATTGACTACAAATAATAGAATGGAGCTTTTAGCTGTCATAGTAGGGCTTGAAGCTATGAAAAGAAATGATTTGAAAATTAGGATTGTTTCTGATTCAAAGTATGTGGTTGATGCTATAAATAAAAAGTGGGTGTTTGGCTGGCAAAAAAAAGGCTTTAAAGGAAAGAAAAATCCTGATCTCTGGAGAAGGTATTTGAAGATTTCTGCGCAGTTTAAGAATTTGGAATTTGTTTGGATTAAAGGACATGCCGGTCATCCGGAAAATGAACGGTGTGATGAATTAGCAGTTGAAAGAGCGACAGGAAGCGAATTGTTGGTCGATGCAGAATTTGAAGCTTTGACAGAGGAGAATAATTCTTTGCTGTAG
- the xerD gene encoding site-specific tyrosine recombinase XerD, with amino-acid sequence MNWEEAIKQFNDFIKLERGLAENSILAYIRDVSKLKEYAEMVGWKKTPLEVNTNDIQNFLTYIFKLGMTTNSQARILSGVKAFYKYLHYEELIKKDPTELIEAPKTGRKIPDTLSIEEINRLVEAIDLESSEGLRNVAIIETLYSSGLRVSELIDLKITNIYEDLGFLKIHGKGNKERLVPIGKSALSAIKIYMEESRPFLKIKPGNENIVFLNRRGAQLTRVMIFTIIKRLADSIQLKKKISPHTFRHSFATHLIEGGADLRAVQEMLGHESITTTEIYTHLDKDYLRQVIHEYHPRS; translated from the coding sequence ATGAACTGGGAAGAAGCTATCAAACAATTCAATGATTTCATCAAGCTGGAAAGAGGCTTGGCCGAAAATTCAATTTTAGCCTATATTAGAGATGTCAGCAAACTTAAGGAATATGCTGAAATGGTCGGGTGGAAAAAAACGCCACTTGAAGTCAACACCAATGATATTCAAAATTTCCTAACTTACATCTTCAAACTTGGCATGACCACCAACTCCCAAGCAAGAATACTTTCCGGTGTCAAAGCATTCTATAAATACTTGCACTACGAAGAGCTTATCAAAAAAGACCCGACAGAGCTCATAGAAGCGCCTAAGACAGGCCGCAAGATTCCCGACACACTGAGCATCGAAGAAATCAACAGACTTGTAGAAGCAATTGACTTGGAAAGTTCGGAAGGGCTTAGAAACGTAGCAATCATTGAAACGCTTTACAGCTCTGGCCTCAGAGTTTCGGAACTCATTGATTTAAAAATAACAAACATCTATGAGGACTTAGGTTTTTTGAAAATTCACGGAAAAGGAAATAAAGAACGATTGGTTCCTATCGGAAAATCAGCATTAAGCGCTATAAAAATCTACATGGAAGAATCACGTCCATTTCTAAAAATCAAGCCCGGCAACGAAAATATTGTGTTTCTCAATAGACGTGGAGCTCAGCTTACTCGTGTGATGATTTTCACTATTATCAAAAGACTTGCAGACAGCATACAGCTTAAGAAGAAAATAAGTCCTCATACATTCAGGCATTCTTTTGCCACGCACTTAATCGAAGGAGGCGCTGATTTAAGAGCTGTTCAAGAAATGTTAGGCCATGAATCAATCACCACAACAGAAATTTACACACACTTGGACAAGGATTACCTTAGACAGGTCATTCACGAATACCACCCTAGAAGCTAA
- the aroQ gene encoding type II 3-dehydroquinate dehydratase has translation MRLIVINGPNLNLLGVREKSIYGDRTFEDFFMELKEEYDNVELFYFQSNHEGSIIDKIHEIGFDYDGIILNAGAYTHTSVAIADALAAVTTPAVEVHISNIHKRESFRHHSYLTPNCIGMITGLGLQGYKLAIEYFINK, from the coding sequence ATGAGACTTATTGTTATTAATGGACCGAATCTTAATTTGCTGGGAGTAAGAGAGAAAAGCATATATGGAGACAGAACATTTGAGGATTTCTTCATGGAGCTTAAAGAAGAATATGATAATGTGGAATTATTTTATTTTCAATCCAATCATGAAGGGAGTATAATTGATAAAATTCACGAGATAGGCTTTGATTATGATGGTATTATATTGAATGCAGGCGCGTATACTCATACTTCTGTTGCGATTGCTGATGCTTTAGCAGCAGTAACGACTCCAGCAGTTGAGGTTCATATTTCAAATATTCATAAAAGAGAATCTTTCAGACATCATAGCTATTTAACTCCAAATTGCATTGGGATGATAACAGGCTTGGGTTTGCAAGGTTATAAATTAGCAATCGAATATTTTATCAATAAATAA
- a CDS encoding nitrilase-related carbon-nitrogen hydrolase — protein MEFKNDLRVALTQPDLVWEDVDANLANLEEELDEALYEDDVDLIVLPETFNTGFTSNTQFAEPMNGKTHRWMKLMAQRYQCTVLGTILIKEKGDFYNRALVVDEDGKTSFYDKRHLFRMGDENTHLAPGGKILTFILKGWKISPFICYDLRFPVWCRNNRVGESLTVDLFVFMASWPKSRRHVWDVLLTARAIENQSFVIGVNRVGSDDNMEYDGGTKLLDYKGFESDLVTDNQSGVIIVNLNKSRQEEFREKFPAYLDSDNFIIKK, from the coding sequence ATGGAATTTAAGAATGATTTACGAGTTGCTTTGACGCAACCCGATTTGGTATGGGAGGATGTCGACGCTAATTTAGCGAATTTGGAAGAGGAGCTGGATGAGGCTTTGTATGAAGATGATGTCGATTTGATTGTGCTTCCCGAAACTTTTAATACAGGGTTCACTTCTAATACTCAGTTTGCTGAGCCTATGAACGGAAAAACTCATCGTTGGATGAAGCTTATGGCGCAACGTTATCAATGTACTGTGTTGGGGACGATATTGATCAAAGAGAAAGGTGACTTTTACAATAGGGCTTTGGTAGTCGATGAAGACGGCAAGACAAGTTTTTATGATAAGAGGCATTTGTTTAGGATGGGAGATGAAAACACCCATTTGGCACCAGGAGGTAAAATTTTGACATTTATACTCAAAGGATGGAAAATTTCTCCTTTTATATGCTATGATTTAAGGTTTCCAGTTTGGTGTAGAAATAATCGTGTGGGGGAGAGTTTGACGGTTGATCTTTTTGTTTTTATGGCTTCATGGCCTAAATCAAGAAGGCATGTGTGGGATGTTTTGTTGACTGCGAGGGCTATTGAAAATCAATCATTTGTGATTGGGGTTAATAGAGTCGGTAGCGATGATAATATGGAATATGATGGAGGGACCAAACTTTTAGATTATAAAGGGTTCGAGTCAGATCTCGTTACAGATAATCAAAGTGGAGTAATCATCGTTAATCTGAATAAATCAAGACAAGAAGAGTTTCGCGAAAAGTTTCCGGCTTATTTGGATTCTGATAATTTTATCATAAAAAAATAA
- a CDS encoding MarC family protein, producing the protein MNLSVKDIFSVTLILFSVIDIIGSIPIVIDLRKKAGHIESFKATLVAGVLMIAFLFFGKSILNLFGIDIGSFAIAGGIVLLLMGMEMIMGIELFKSEPEEASASSIVPLAFPLIAGAGTMTTIISLRAVYALENIIVGILLNLLFVFVVLKSSSWLERKIGPGGFSIIRKVFGIILLAIAIKLFKTHINF; encoded by the coding sequence ATGAATTTGAGTGTAAAAGATATTTTTTCAGTAACATTGATTTTGTTTTCAGTTATCGATATCATTGGTTCGATTCCGATAGTTATTGATTTACGAAAGAAAGCCGGTCATATTGAGTCTTTCAAGGCGACTTTGGTCGCAGGCGTTTTAATGATCGCGTTTTTATTTTTTGGCAAATCAATTTTGAATTTGTTTGGAATCGATATAGGCTCTTTTGCGATTGCAGGTGGTATTGTTCTTTTGCTAATGGGAATGGAAATGATCATGGGTATTGAACTGTTTAAGTCAGAGCCTGAGGAAGCCAGCGCTTCTTCGATAGTGCCTTTGGCATTTCCTTTGATCGCAGGAGCGGGAACAATGACGACTATAATATCATTAAGAGCTGTCTATGCTTTGGAGAATATTATAGTAGGGATTTTACTTAATTTATTGTTTGTGTTTGTGGTCTTGAAAAGTTCGTCTTGGCTGGAGAGAAAAATTGGTCCGGGAGGATTTTCTATTATAAGAAAAGTTTTTGGGATTATATTGTTGGCGATAGCTATTAAGCTTTTTAAAACACACATTAACTTTTAG
- a CDS encoding DUF6728 family protein, whose product MQDKSKNNWKDFLNIKEVFKYLIKGSSQKNASSTVKAMHLINRVAIIIFLLGVIYLVVKRLI is encoded by the coding sequence ATGCAAGATAAGAGCAAAAACAATTGGAAGGACTTTTTGAATATAAAGGAAGTTTTCAAATACTTAATAAAAGGCTCAAGCCAAAAAAATGCATCGTCCACAGTCAAAGCGATGCATTTGATCAATAGGGTGGCGATTATTATATTTTTATTAGGTGTAATATACTTGGTGGTAAAAAGATTAATTTAA
- a CDS encoding formate--tetrahydrofolate ligase, with product MKTDIEIAREAHLEPIQTIADNIGINANDVIPYGHHIAKTPLSLIDEEKVKNSNLILVTAITPTKSGNGKTMTSVGLSLGLNQVGKKAIVALREPSLGPCFGMKGGAAGGGYSQVLPMENINLHFTGDFHAITSANNTISAMIDNYQFQNRKTGKALKEVVWKRVQDVNDRNLRSMISGVGGNANGVTSETGFDITPASEIMAILCLANDLEDLRTRLENITLGYDFDNNPFTLKDLGIAGAIVVLLKDALNPNLVQTTENTPAFIHGGPFANIAHGCNSVLATKMALSYGEYVVTEAGFGADLGAEKFLDIKCRNAGIAPKATVLVATTQALKYHGGVPQDAIKEANEKGLRNGFANLDRHIKNLQSFGQSVVVAINKFHTDSDEEIQMIKDHCAAQGAACEILEAFVHGGKGAVDLANAVVNAVENNPSSEINYAYDLEDSIEDKLSKIAKNIYGADGIELTGKAKTALKRIKRLGLENYPVCIAKTQYSFSDDANALGKMEDFKITFDDLIINTGAGFIVAKSGAIMRMPGLPKVPQALHIDFVDGKIEGLS from the coding sequence ATGAAAACCGATATTGAAATTGCTAGAGAGGCGCATCTTGAGCCTATCCAGACTATTGCTGACAACATTGGCATCAATGCTAATGATGTGATCCCTTACGGACATCATATTGCGAAGACCCCTTTGTCATTGATTGACGAAGAAAAGGTGAAGAACAGCAATCTTATCTTGGTGACTGCTATCACACCTACTAAGTCTGGTAACGGTAAGACGATGACTTCTGTTGGTTTGTCGTTGGGATTGAACCAAGTTGGCAAAAAAGCTATTGTTGCCTTGAGAGAGCCTTCTTTGGGTCCTTGTTTTGGAATGAAGGGTGGAGCAGCTGGTGGAGGATATTCGCAAGTGTTGCCTATGGAAAATATCAACTTGCACTTCACAGGTGATTTCCATGCGATTACTTCTGCGAACAACACTATTTCTGCGATGATTGACAACTATCAGTTTCAGAATAGAAAAACTGGTAAGGCGTTAAAAGAAGTAGTTTGGAAAAGAGTTCAGGACGTGAATGACAGAAATCTAAGATCTATGATTTCTGGTGTTGGCGGTAATGCAAATGGAGTTACTTCTGAGACAGGATTTGATATCACTCCTGCTTCTGAGATTATGGCGATTCTTTGTCTTGCTAACGATCTTGAGGACTTGAGAACAAGATTGGAAAATATTACATTAGGTTACGATTTCGATAACAATCCATTCACTTTGAAGGATCTTGGCATCGCTGGAGCTATCGTAGTATTGTTGAAAGATGCTTTGAACCCTAACTTGGTTCAAACGACTGAAAATACGCCTGCGTTTATTCATGGTGGACCTTTCGCTAACATTGCTCACGGATGCAACTCTGTGTTGGCTACTAAAATGGCTCTTTCTTATGGAGAGTATGTTGTGACTGAGGCTGGTTTTGGCGCTGACCTTGGTGCTGAGAAATTCTTGGATATCAAGTGTAGAAATGCGGGAATCGCTCCTAAAGCTACTGTTTTGGTGGCTACTACTCAAGCATTGAAGTACCATGGTGGAGTGCCTCAAGATGCTATCAAAGAAGCTAATGAGAAAGGCTTGAGAAATGGATTCGCTAACTTGGATAGACATATTAAAAACTTGCAGTCATTCGGACAGTCTGTAGTTGTTGCTATCAATAAATTCCATACAGATTCTGATGAGGAAATTCAAATGATCAAAGATCACTGTGCTGCTCAAGGTGCTGCTTGTGAGATTTTGGAAGCATTTGTTCATGGAGGCAAAGGAGCTGTTGATTTGGCTAACGCTGTAGTTAATGCTGTTGAGAATAATCCTTCATCTGAGATCAATTATGCATATGATCTTGAGGATAGCATTGAAGATAAGTTGTCTAAAATCGCTAAGAACATCTACGGTGCTGATGGAATTGAATTGACAGGGAAAGCTAAGACTGCGCTTAAGAGAATTAAGAGATTAGGTCTTGAAAATTACCCAGTATGTATTGCTAAGACTCAGTACTCGTTCAGTGATGATGCTAACGCTCTTGGTAAAATGGAAGATTTTAAAATCACATTTGATGATTTGATTATCAATACTGGAGCTGGATTTATCGTTGCGAAGTCTGGAGCTATCATGAGAATGCCTGGATTGCCAAAAGTTCCTCAAGCATTGCACATTGATTTTGTTGATGGAAAAATTGAAGGCTTAAGCTAA
- a CDS encoding aminotransferase class V-fold PLP-dependent enzyme: protein MKKSFSFYPGPSQVHSELPEYFKDAYDKGILSINHRSDEFVKLCQKTIHLLKQKLNIPEDYTIMFASSATECWEIAAQSLVENGSFHFYNGAFGQKWMEYSHNITENSKGAKFDVEEKLSFDDVELGQEYDFIGLTQNETSNGTQLSMEQLKSCRLKFPDRLIGVDATSAMAGVETDYSLADFWYASVQKCFGLPAGMAVIVCSPKAIERAESLDIRGRYNSLPFMIDMIGDFQTTFTPNVINIYMLMRVLKNSEEIGEVDAKLEGRMNNWINFFENIDGIEPLVENSEVRSMTVLPLRAEEEMVERIKAISKEAGLVLGNGYGQWKQSTFRIANFPAMPEKGINLLKDFFVENFT, encoded by the coding sequence TTGAAGAAGTCATTTTCATTTTATCCGGGGCCATCGCAAGTTCATTCTGAGTTGCCTGAATACTTTAAGGATGCTTATGATAAAGGAATTTTATCAATTAATCATAGAAGCGATGAGTTTGTCAAGTTGTGTCAAAAGACTATTCACTTATTGAAGCAGAAGCTGAATATCCCTGAGGATTATACGATAATGTTTGCCTCAAGCGCGACAGAATGTTGGGAAATAGCAGCCCAATCTTTGGTTGAAAATGGAAGTTTTCACTTTTATAATGGAGCGTTTGGACAGAAGTGGATGGAGTATTCCCATAACATTACTGAAAACAGCAAGGGAGCGAAGTTTGATGTTGAAGAGAAGTTATCATTTGATGATGTGGAATTAGGTCAAGAATACGACTTTATAGGGTTGACACAAAATGAAACTTCCAATGGTACTCAGTTAAGTATGGAACAGTTGAAGTCCTGTAGGTTAAAGTTTCCAGATCGCCTAATTGGTGTTGATGCTACTTCTGCTATGGCTGGAGTTGAGACAGATTATTCATTGGCTGATTTTTGGTATGCGTCGGTTCAGAAGTGTTTTGGCTTGCCAGCAGGCATGGCTGTAATTGTATGTTCTCCTAAGGCAATAGAAAGGGCTGAATCTCTTGATATTAGAGGACGATACAATAGCTTGCCTTTTATGATTGATATGATCGGAGATTTTCAGACGACATTTACGCCTAATGTAATCAATATTTATATGTTGATGAGGGTATTGAAGAATTCTGAGGAAATTGGCGAAGTTGATGCTAAATTGGAGGGAAGAATGAATAATTGGATTAATTTCTTCGAAAATATCGATGGAATCGAGCCTTTGGTGGAGAATTCTGAAGTAAGGTCAATGACAGTGTTGCCTTTGAGAGCTGAAGAGGAAATGGTTGAGAGAATCAAAGCGATATCAAAAGAAGCTGGTTTGGTTTTGGGTAATGGCTATGGCCAATGGAAGCAGTCTACTTTTAGAATCGCTAACTTTCCGGCAATGCCTGAAAAAGGAATAAATTTGTTGAAAGATTTTTTTGTTGAAAATTTTACTTAG
- a CDS encoding tRNA1(Val) (adenine(37)-N6)-methyltransferase produces MGDFFRFKQFEVNQSSCGMKVTQDACAFGALVNRDIDPYSILDIGTGTGLLALMMAQKFENSLIDAIEINNEAYLQAVENVKNSEWNDRIKLIKTRVQDYAHSVKDSYQMVVANPPFFSQSLKSLNSNRREAFHDDSLSMEELAEAVQLVLADNGVFWLMMPPNEMDKSVDLNARKGLYLKEVIHVSHNMNKKEHMRFCSFSKHDLNRVIEDRVLIYRNLDNKWTESFNQLMEPYYL; encoded by the coding sequence ATGGGAGATTTTTTTAGATTTAAACAGTTTGAGGTCAATCAATCAAGCTGTGGAATGAAAGTTACTCAGGATGCATGTGCGTTTGGAGCTTTGGTTAATCGAGATATTGACCCGTATTCAATTCTTGATATTGGGACTGGAACAGGGTTGCTGGCTTTGATGATGGCTCAAAAATTTGAAAATAGCTTAATTGATGCCATTGAGATAAATAATGAGGCTTATTTGCAAGCTGTGGAGAATGTAAAGAATTCCGAATGGAATGATAGAATAAAATTAATAAAGACAAGAGTGCAGGATTATGCTCATTCTGTCAAAGATTCTTACCAAATGGTTGTCGCAAATCCTCCTTTTTTCTCACAATCGTTGAAATCTTTGAATTCTAATAGAAGAGAAGCATTTCATGATGATTCATTGTCTATGGAGGAATTGGCTGAGGCTGTTCAACTTGTTTTGGCTGATAATGGAGTATTTTGGTTGATGATGCCTCCAAATGAGATGGATAAATCGGTAGATTTAAATGCTCGAAAAGGATTATACTTAAAAGAAGTAATTCATGTAAGCCACAATATGAATAAAAAAGAGCATATGCGGTTTTGTAGCTTTTCAAAGCACGATTTAAATAGAGTAATTGAAGATCGCGTTTTGATTTATAGAAATCTAGATAATAAGTGGACGGAAAGTTTTAATCAATTAATGGAGCCTTATTATCTTTAA
- the def gene encoding peptide deformylase: MIYPVVAYGHPVLKKVAEEIDKESIDIKQFVEDMFETMYNAHGVGLAAPQIGKSIRVFVVDGSPMADEDPKLEDFKKVFINPIIVSEEGEKWDFEEGCLSIPDVREAVSRHSTLTINYLDENWVEHEETFDGLRARIIQHEYDHIEGVLFIDYLSAFKKRLIKKKLTNISKGIVKSGYRMVFPK; the protein is encoded by the coding sequence ATGATATATCCAGTTGTAGCCTACGGACATCCAGTTTTAAAAAAAGTGGCTGAAGAGATTGATAAAGAAAGCATTGACATCAAACAATTTGTTGAAGATATGTTTGAAACCATGTACAATGCTCATGGTGTGGGACTAGCCGCTCCACAGATAGGTAAAAGCATTAGAGTTTTTGTGGTGGATGGTAGTCCTATGGCGGATGAAGATCCGAAGTTGGAAGACTTTAAAAAAGTTTTTATTAATCCAATCATAGTTAGCGAGGAAGGTGAAAAGTGGGATTTTGAGGAAGGTTGCTTGAGTATACCTGATGTAAGGGAGGCTGTTAGCAGACATTCAACACTAACAATAAATTACCTAGATGAAAATTGGGTAGAGCACGAGGAGACATTTGATGGGTTGAGAGCTAGAATTATCCAGCATGAATATGATCATATAGAAGGGGTTTTATTTATAGATTATTTATCTGCTTTCAAAAAGAGGTTAATCAAAAAGAAGTTAACCAACATTAGCAAAGGGATTGTGAAATCCGGATATAGAATGGTTTTTCCGAAATAG